The following coding sequences lie in one Calidithermus timidus DSM 17022 genomic window:
- a CDS encoding ABC transporter permease, with protein MTAFILRRLMALPLVLLALSLAIVGLLQFLSPAERAAAFVTNENQLRNLEAIIREKGLDQPFHIQYWNWLREALRGNLGFSKASSQPVLQTIAERFPATVELTLFSLFPILGFGIWLGTRAGLNKDRFIDQFTRVFTVITNNIPTFVLGIILLVIFYGLLGIAPGPGQLSPENQVNLIINPIPRVTGMLSIDALLAGNWPVFWDVLHHMFLPVITLSTVITAGMIKVMRSSLIEVLSQDYVRTARAKGLPERTVNLKHARRNALIPVATIGGFVVLGLLSGALFTETIFAWPGIGSWGAETATRFDVPGLLGFALLSGILTVLANLVVDIIYALIDPRVRFD; from the coding sequence ATGACCGCTTTTATCCTTCGTCGTTTGATGGCTTTGCCGCTGGTGCTCTTGGCTCTTTCGCTGGCCATCGTGGGGTTGTTGCAATTCCTTTCCCCGGCTGAGCGGGCGGCGGCTTTCGTCACCAACGAGAACCAGCTACGTAACCTCGAGGCCATCATCCGGGAAAAGGGGCTCGATCAACCGTTCCATATCCAGTACTGGAACTGGTTGCGCGAGGCACTGCGAGGAAACCTGGGCTTCTCCAAGGCTTCCAGCCAACCGGTGCTCCAGACCATCGCCGAGCGCTTCCCGGCCACCGTGGAGCTGACGCTTTTTTCCCTCTTTCCCATCCTGGGCTTTGGCATCTGGTTAGGAACGAGGGCGGGCCTGAACAAGGACAGGTTCATCGACCAGTTCACCCGGGTCTTCACGGTGATCACCAACAACATCCCCACCTTCGTGCTGGGTATCATCCTGCTGGTGATCTTTTACGGCCTGCTGGGTATCGCGCCCGGCCCCGGCCAGCTGTCACCCGAGAACCAGGTCAACCTCATCATCAACCCAATTCCCCGCGTCACCGGCATGCTCAGCATCGACGCGCTGCTGGCGGGCAACTGGCCGGTGTTCTGGGACGTGCTACACCACATGTTCCTGCCGGTGATCACCCTTTCCACCGTGATTACCGCGGGCATGATCAAGGTGATGCGCTCGAGCCTCATCGAGGTGCTCTCGCAAGACTATGTACGCACCGCTCGAGCCAAGGGGTTGCCCGAGCGCACCGTCAACCTCAAGCACGCTCGGCGCAACGCGCTCATCCCCGTGGCCACCATCGGCGGCTTCGTGGTGCTGGGGTTGCTGTCGGGGGCGCTGTTCACCGAGACCATCTTCGCTTGGCCGGGCATCGGGAGCTGGGGGGCCGAGACCGCCACCCGCTTCGACGTACCGGGCCTGCTGGGCTTTGCCCTACTGAGCGGGATCTTGACGGTGCTCGCTAACTTGGTGGTCGATATCATCTATGCCCTGATCGATCCGAGAGTGAGGTTCGACTGA
- a CDS encoding ABC transporter substrate-binding protein, translated as MRKTFLAGALVLAAGAALAAVPNNTLLIMTSADIATLDPTMVYDTASGEIAENIYETLVTYKGRSVSELEGLLATSWSISPDGKTYTFTLRKGVKFHSGNEFTCADAEYSLRRNLVTNNHDSGNWFIAESLLGTSGNAEDDPEKVTWARISNAVKCNAQGQLVLTLPARDPALLVKLAYTGQAIVDKKHAISIGEWDGTEATWKQWVGKDLNDSNLSKRPSGTGAYQLVRRDSANIVLRAFDGYWGGKPKLENVIVQVVAEQATRLEALKKGDADFVETGGRPTLSQLQGVPGIKIFDGIPNNSASAIFMNENIKDPAVLGSGKLDGKGIPANFFADVNVRKAFSYSFDYDRYIKEVLLGKGTKRTMLLPDSFFGYDSKVKTYTYDPKQAAAFFRKAFGGQLWQNGFVLRASYRANSVPSQTAMEILKTNIEKLNPKFKVELQPKPWSEFLRSSREGKEAMILIGWAPDYADPDNFLYTFYHSNGFYNPRTNFKDALLDKLLDQARQTIDPAKRKALYSQVGQRAYEQAYYILMPAGVGFVAYQDRVKGLEENYNIMFSGITGNYWRVLSKAGL; from the coding sequence CGAAACCCTGGTGACCTACAAGGGTCGCAGCGTGTCCGAACTCGAGGGCCTGTTGGCTACCTCCTGGAGCATCTCGCCCGACGGTAAGACCTACACCTTTACCCTGCGCAAGGGCGTGAAGTTCCACTCTGGCAATGAGTTCACCTGCGCCGACGCCGAGTACAGCTTGCGTCGCAACCTGGTCACCAACAACCACGACTCGGGCAACTGGTTCATCGCCGAGAGCTTGCTGGGCACCTCCGGCAACGCCGAGGACGACCCTGAGAAGGTCACCTGGGCCAGGATCTCCAACGCCGTCAAGTGCAACGCCCAGGGTCAGCTCGTGCTCACCCTCCCGGCCCGCGACCCCGCGCTGCTGGTCAAGCTGGCCTACACCGGCCAGGCCATCGTCGACAAGAAGCACGCCATCTCCATCGGCGAGTGGGACGGCACCGAGGCCACCTGGAAGCAGTGGGTGGGCAAGGACCTCAACGACTCCAACCTCTCCAAGCGTCCCAGCGGCACCGGCGCTTACCAGCTCGTGCGCCGCGACTCGGCCAACATCGTGCTGCGGGCCTTTGACGGCTACTGGGGTGGTAAGCCCAAGCTCGAGAACGTCATCGTACAGGTCGTAGCCGAGCAGGCCACCCGCCTCGAGGCCCTGAAGAAGGGCGATGCCGACTTCGTAGAGACCGGTGGCCGTCCGACCCTGTCCCAGCTGCAGGGTGTGCCCGGCATCAAGATCTTCGACGGCATTCCCAACAACTCCGCCAGCGCCATCTTCATGAACGAGAACATCAAGGACCCCGCGGTCCTGGGCTCGGGCAAGCTGGATGGTAAGGGCATCCCGGCCAACTTCTTCGCCGACGTCAACGTACGCAAGGCCTTCTCCTACTCCTTCGACTACGACCGCTACATCAAGGAAGTGCTTCTGGGCAAGGGCACCAAGCGCACCATGCTGCTGCCCGACAGCTTCTTCGGCTACGATTCCAAGGTTAAGACCTACACCTACGATCCCAAGCAGGCCGCGGCCTTCTTCCGCAAGGCCTTCGGTGGCCAGCTCTGGCAAAACGGCTTCGTGCTGCGGGCCAGCTACCGCGCCAACTCGGTCCCCTCGCAGACGGCGATGGAGATCCTCAAGACCAACATCGAAAAGCTCAACCCCAAGTTCAAGGTCGAGCTCCAGCCCAAGCCCTGGTCTGAGTTCCTCCGTTCCAGCCGCGAGGGCAAGGAAGCCATGATCCTCATCGGCTGGGCTCCCGACTACGCCGACCCCGACAACTTCCTCTATACCTTCTACCACTCCAACGGCTTCTACAACCCCCGCACCAACTTCAAGGACGCCCTGCTCGACAAGCTACTCGACCAAGCCCGCCAGACCATCGACCCCGCCAAGCGCAAGGCGCTGTACAGCCAGGTGGGGCAGCGGGCTTACGAGCAGGCTTACTACATCCTGATGCCCGCAGGCGTCGGCTTCGTGGCCTACCAAGATCGGGTGAAGGGCCTGGAGGAGAACTACAACATCATGTTCTCCGGCATCACCGGCAACTACTGGAGGGTCTTGAGCAAGGCTGGTCTGTAG